One window of the Salvelinus fontinalis isolate EN_2023a chromosome 2, ASM2944872v1, whole genome shotgun sequence genome contains the following:
- the LOC129823639 gene encoding ferritin, middle subunit-like, with protein MESQIRQNYHHDCETAINRMINLEMFASYTYTSMAFYFSRDDVALSGFAHFFKENSDEEREHADKLLSFQNKRGGHILLQDIKKPERDEWGNGLEAMQCALQLEKNVNQALLDLHKIASDKVDPHLCDFLETHYLNEQVEAIKKLGDHITNLTKMDAVKNKMAEYLFDKHTLGGQS; from the exons ATGGAGTCTCAGATCCGCCAGAACTATCACCACGATTGCGAAACTGCCATCAACCGGATGATCAACTTGGAGATGTTTGCCTCCTACACCTACACGTCAATG GCTTTCTATTTCTCCCGTGACGATGTGGCTCTGTCTGGCTTCGCGCATTTCTTCAAGGAGAACAGCGACGAGGAGCGCGAGCACGCCGACAAGCTACTCTCTTTCCAGAACAAGAGAGGTGGACACATTTTACTCCAGGACATCAAG AAGCCAGAACGTGATGAGTGGGGCAATGGGCTGGAGGCCATGCAGTGTGCTCTGCAGCTGGAGAAGAATGTGAACCAGGCCCTGCTGGACTTGCACAAGATTGCCTCTGACAAAGTTGACCCCCAT CTGTGTGACTTCCTGGAGACCCATTACCTGAACGAGCAGGTGGAGGCCATTAAGAAGCTGGGAGACCACATCACCAACCTCACCAAGATGGATGCTGTCAAAAACAAGATGGCAGAGTACCTGTTTGACAAGCACACCCTGGGAGGCCAGAGCTAA
- the LOC129823631 gene encoding ferritin, middle subunit-like: MESQIRQNYHNDCEAAINRMINMEMFASYTYTSMAFYFSRDDVALSGFAHFFKENSEEEREHADKLLSFQNKRGGRILLQDIKKPDRDEWGNGLEAMQCAMQLEKNVNQALLDLHKIASGKVDPHLCDFLETHYLNEQVEAIKKLGDYITNLTKMDAVNNKMAEYLFDKHTLGGQS; the protein is encoded by the exons ATGGAGTCTCAGATCCGCCAGAACTATCACAACGATTGTGAAGCTGCAATCAACCGGATGATCAACATGGAGATGTTTGCCTCCTACACCTACACGTCAATG GCTTTCTATTTCTCCCGTGACGATGTGGCTCTGTCTGGCTTCGCGCATTTCTTCAAGGAGAACAGCGAGGAGGAGCGCGAGCACGCCGACAAGCTACTCTCTTTCCAGAACAAGAGAGGTGGACGCATTTTACTCCAGGACATCAAG AAGCCAGATCGTGATGAGTGGGGCAATGGGCTGGAGGCCATGCAGTGTGCTATGCAGCTGGAGAAGAATGTGAACCAGGCCCTGCTGGACCTGCACAAGATTGCCTCTGGCAAGGTTGACCCCCAT CTGTGTGACTTCCTGGAGACTCATTACCTGAACGAGCAGGTGGAGGCCATTAAGAAGCTGGGAGACTACATCACCAACCTCACCAAGATGGATGCTGTCAACAACAAGATGGCAGAGTACCTGTTTGACAAGCACACCCTGGGAGGCCAGAGCTAA